The Shewanella mangrovisoli genome has a window encoding:
- a CDS encoding class I SAM-dependent methyltransferase, which yields MKLNPFEKKLVQHPLRFWLQNHVEAPLLTSMMPKPLPYIRHALEIGCGFGNGIQLIRDHFGAEQVTAVDLDPEMVAAAKARWHDSPHGLSQLEFSVADATALPFANAQFDVVFNFAVFHHIPDWQAAVAEVARVLKPNGYFVVEDLYRAAICNPLSRRLFEHPQQNRFNHQEWLTGLRQGGFEILCERNLLNLSGMVLAQKRMV from the coding sequence ATGAAGTTAAATCCATTCGAGAAAAAGTTAGTCCAGCATCCGCTGCGTTTTTGGTTGCAAAACCATGTTGAAGCGCCATTGCTGACTTCTATGATGCCCAAACCCCTTCCTTATATACGTCACGCACTCGAAATTGGTTGTGGTTTTGGTAACGGAATTCAGTTGATCCGCGACCATTTTGGGGCCGAGCAAGTGACGGCCGTCGATCTTGACCCTGAGATGGTCGCAGCCGCCAAAGCGCGCTGGCATGATTCACCCCATGGGTTAAGCCAATTGGAATTTAGTGTTGCCGATGCTACTGCGTTGCCTTTTGCAAATGCCCAGTTTGATGTGGTGTTCAATTTTGCCGTGTTTCACCATATTCCCGATTGGCAAGCGGCGGTTGCCGAGGTGGCAAGGGTGCTAAAACCCAACGGTTACTTTGTGGTGGAAGATTTATACCGCGCCGCCATTTGCAATCCCTTGAGTCGACGGTTGTTTGAGCATCCACAACAGAATCGATTTAACCATCAAGAATGGTTAACAGGACTGCGCCAAGGGGGATTTGAGATCCTCTGCGAGAGAAATCTTCTCAATCTTTCGGGCATGGTGCTGGCCCAAAAACGCATGGTATAA
- a CDS encoding chemotaxis protein CheV, which produces MANVLATVDQRTKLVGENRLELLLFRINSTQLFAINVFKVKEVVKLPPLNSMPGSHPHIFGVANIRGMSIPVIDLRSAIGFKPVPPGDDANMIITEYNRSVQGFLVGKVEHIINMTWSDIMPPPKTAGRNNYLTAITRIEYQGQSQLVSIIDVEKVLAEIVHYDIRLSEGVLDESLLDKMPGKKVLIVDDSSTARRQVRETLGQLGIEIIEASDGLQALHLLQKWRDEGKNVAQELLMMITDAEMPEMDGYKLTYEVRNDKAMADLFITLNTSLSGSFNNAMVEKVGCDRFISKFQPDLLVEVVQDRLKQVIGK; this is translated from the coding sequence ATGGCAAACGTGCTTGCAACCGTAGATCAACGAACCAAACTCGTCGGTGAAAATCGGCTCGAACTGCTGCTGTTTCGAATTAACTCTACCCAGTTATTTGCGATTAACGTCTTTAAAGTCAAAGAAGTTGTCAAGTTACCGCCGTTAAATTCCATGCCCGGCAGTCATCCCCATATTTTTGGGGTGGCGAATATTCGTGGCATGTCGATTCCCGTCATTGACCTGCGTTCTGCTATCGGTTTTAAACCCGTGCCTCCGGGAGATGATGCCAATATGATCATCACCGAATATAACCGCAGTGTGCAGGGCTTCTTAGTCGGTAAGGTCGAGCACATTATCAACATGACCTGGAGCGATATCATGCCGCCGCCTAAAACGGCTGGGCGAAATAATTACCTCACGGCCATCACCCGTATCGAATATCAAGGTCAGTCGCAACTGGTGTCGATTATCGATGTCGAGAAGGTACTTGCGGAAATCGTCCATTACGATATTCGTCTCTCCGAAGGGGTATTGGATGAGAGCCTGTTAGACAAGATGCCCGGTAAGAAGGTCTTGATTGTCGATGACTCGTCAACCGCAAGGCGCCAAGTGCGTGAGACCTTAGGCCAACTCGGGATTGAAATCATCGAAGCCTCCGATGGCTTGCAGGCATTGCATTTACTGCAAAAATGGCGCGATGAAGGCAAGAATGTCGCCCAAGAGCTGTTGATGATGATAACCGATGCCGAAATGCCGGAGATGGACGGCTACAAGCTGACCTACGAAGTGCGTAACGATAAGGCGATGGCGGACTTATTTATCACCTTAAACACTTCACTCAGCGGTAGCTTTAACAATGCGATGGTGGAGAAGGTTGGCTGCGACAGGTTTATTTCTAAATTCCAGCCTGACTTGCTGGTGGAAGTGGTGCAGGACAGATTAAAACAAGTTATTGGCAAAT